The Triticum urartu cultivar G1812 unplaced genomic scaffold, Tu2.1 TuUngrouped_contig_6822, whole genome shotgun sequence genome contains the following window.
gtccaaactagagtcctttgcagcgccccctcggggaaactcgaggtttggttttagctgtacggagcgctcatccggtgtgccctgagaacgagatatgtgcagctcctatcgggatttgtcggcccatccgggtggctttgctggtcttattttaccattgtcgaaatgtcttgtaaccgagattccgagcctgattgggtcttcctgggagaaggaatatccttcgttaaccgtgagagcttgtgatgggctaagttgggacacccctgcagggatttgaacttttgaaagtcgtgcccgcggttatgggcagatgggaatttgttaatgtccggttgtagagaacttgacacttaacttaattaaaatgcatcaaccgcgtgtgtagccgtgatggtctcttctcggcggagtccgggaggtgaacacggtgttggagttatgcttgaacgtaagtagtttcaggatcacttcttgatcacttctagttcacgaccatgctttgcttctcttctcgctctcttttgcgtatgttagccaccatatatgctagtgcttgctgcagctccacctcactaccttttcccttcccataagcttaaatagtcttgatctcgcgggtgtgagattgttgagtccctgtgactcacagattactttaaaaaccagtttgcaggtgccgatgatatcgtgcagatggcgcaaccgagctcaaggaggagctcgatgaagatcgcattctttgtgttgtttcgtttccagttgatcagtagtggagcccagtcggggcgatcggggatctgttacattaggggttgtctttctttttggttccgtagtcggaccttggttgtattctggttgttgtaatgctatttatgtattgtgtgaagtggcgattgtaagccaactctgtacctctttcttattcagtacatgggatgtgtaaagattacccctcttacgacattgcctacaatgtggttatgcctctaagtcgtgctccgacacgtgagagatatagccgcatcgtgggtgttacaatgTGCCCGAGGGACATGATTGAACATCCACACAATCCACTGCCAAATATACAAAGCATACCTTATAACTTTTGGTAAATTGCCAGTTTGCAACTTTGCATTATGACATGTCAGTCTCGCATCTCTTTTTGCGCGCGGAGGGGGGTGGGCATTTCTCACTGGCATAGATGAATTTTACAAAGCTACATATCACACTAGAAAGAAACCATTCAATTGCAAAGAAAACTTGTCAGCTTTCAAGAAAAGTGAGTAGCGTAAAGAAATGATTACTTCTACTTGTAATTGTCGAGCAGCTGGTATGTGTCAAACCTTACCTCCCTATTTAAAACCCCCTCCGTTCTGAAATGGATATTTTGGAATGAAAGGTATTTCAGAATGAAAGGGGGTAACAAATATAATTACTACCTGCATGTGGTAATTAACCCATACATCATTATCTAACATGTGGTAATTAATCCATACATCATTATCCAATAATATACAATCACCTTTTGCTACCTCAAATGTCTTCCATTGGAGCTGTAAGGAACAGAAAGAAACTAACAAAGCTCCAGGCAATATTAACCTACATCATAAACAAATGTTTGCATCTGGATTGTCTATCATACATGTATGAGCAACATTGTATTGTGCACTCTTAGATGTTAGTGGGTAAATCCTCGTAGCGAGGCGGCCGGCTGCGAGTAGCGCTGGCGACTCGTTCGATTGTGGGTGATCGAACGCTCCTCCCTTTGCCCATGTTTCATGAAACCGCTCCGGCACGTGTCACACGGTTGGTGGGTCCCAGCGACCACTTTTTGTTGATTCCTCCTCTCCTTTATCTCTATTCTTGGTcttacattttctttttttctttttttgcggggttgGTCTTACATTTTCATCTCTTCCCTTTCTTTCATCTCTCATTTATCTGAGAACGCCATGAACGCCCTTCCGTCTGAACGCGTACCTTTTACTCCCCATCCGCCCTCTTACCCCTCTCTCCATATCTGCGACCATGGCCGCAGTGAGTTGTAACGACGGTGCGATGAGCTGGAAAAGGAAAACATACCATAGGATGCTGCAACGGCGACCACAGCTTGCTGGACCAAACCCCGGCGAGTAGCGATGGTTGCCGCGGCGAGCTGAAACCACAGTCACAGTTTACAAGTTTTTTTTAGATTGAAATAGAAAGTGAGTTGATCCTATGGTTCCCACACATCGGACGCACCACGTTGTCTAGGAGCACGGTAGCATGCCATGGGTGGTATCACAGGTTAGAGCGACTCTAATAGACCCCGCAAAAACTTGACCTGTAAAACGCGTTTGCAGTTTCACAAAGATCACGTTAGCGGGTCGAAAACTAGCGTGGCCGAACAGATACTGTAAAACAAActgtaaaactgaaataaagaGCTCCTTCTTATAGTCCGGCCGTTGCCGCTCCTTCCTCGAGCCGGCCGCCCGTCGCCTTCGTCGTCCGCGCCTTGCTCTATTGCCATGCGAGCCGTGCCCCTTTGCCTGCCGCGTCGGGAGGATTCCGGCGGCCAGGCTGAGATCATGGGAGGCCACGACGATGTCGAGCTCGTCCAATTCGAACCGACGGCGATCAATTGCGGTGTCTAGCGGCCTTTTTTGATGTGCGGTGATGAATTCCGACGAGTTTAGGGCGGATTCCGGCAAACTCCGCGACGGCGTGTTTGCTCCGACGAGGCTTGACCGGTATACGGGGGCCCCTAAATTCGGCCTTCGAACCTCCAAAGATAAGGGTTTTGGATGTGCATTTGCGGTGGCCTTTAAAATTTTTACGGATTAGACCACTTTTATGGTTTTTGTTCTGAATATTTTATTTGCCTAAAACTGTAAAATGCAAAAAATTTACGGGTTTGACCACTTATGCAGGGTTACTAGAGATGCTCTTATTTTCCCCACCGCACCCATCTCCAAGCACGAGCTGCATCTCCTAGCACTAGCAGGCCCCatcgccgtcgtcgccgccgccgccgccgctggtcCTCGCCGAGGAGAAGGCGTCAGGTCGATCTCCGCGAGGACTCCCTCTCTCGGTAAGTCCAATCTGCAGAAGATAGCGGAACCGGAATCATACCTACCTTTTCTGCTCGTGTGCTTTTCCTGCCTGAACCGGACGGGCGAACCCTATCTATGACCCCCGCGTTAGGTTTCGTAAAATAATTTCCTCCAGCTTTCTTGAATCCCAGTAAGCGCCGTACGGGGAATGTTGTTGGTTGTCTCGAATGGACTGGTTCAGTTAGGGGATTTGGGATTTCCTTGGTGCTCTTGGATCGGTGAAACAGCCAATGGTCCAGGTCCTTTGTTGGTCTTGGATTTGGCGAATAGGCATTATCCTGTGTCCCGTCTCCTGTGGGACTGGATGTGCGGGAGCAGAATTGGCATTTAAATCAGATAGAAATTGTGTTGAGGTATGCTGGTTTTTTCTAGAATGTGCCTCCCAATCATGTTAAATCTCCTTAACCACAGTGGATTTCCGGCTTCGTTGATTCCAAATATGAGAGTAGATTAGATATGTGGAAGAACGCTTCCTGAGGGATCACCTAGGTGGATCCGTGTGCAAAATGACATGATTTAAGGCTTAATATCATTTCTTGAGTGGTTGACTGTTATAGTAATCTTGACAAAAACAAGTGTGTAAAAATAATAGTCTAATTAGAGAATTACACAGAATATCTGACCATATTACTGTGATAAAATTTGGTTCAATCATACAGAGGATTGTAGAAATCACTTTGGGATGACAATGCAGGGAGAAACATTATGACTGAACTCGCGCTTTCTCAGAGAACACGAGCATCCTTTTGACTTACACTGCATAGCGATAGGAAATAGTATGGTAATTTCCTTATGTGATGTAGTTGCATTTTTGGCACCAGCCTGTCAATAGCAGCAATCAAGTTAGTCCGCAACTTTTTTGCTTGGCAGTTCTCCTCAACTTAATAGATATCGAGAGTAGAATAGATTTACTGCGACTGTGCTGTATTCATGCTGTTTGTGTTATTATTTCAGCATCTTAAGTATTCCCTTCTATTTTATATTGGTACATCACACTTGCAGTAACCATTTGGTCTAAAGGTGCTATTATTCTTATGGTTCATTTGAGACAACATTTGACCATTAAAATACAAAGGTAGATTTATTTCTCAAAATAAGAACATCTGCCTGCCTAAATGCTGCTTGTGGATTTAAGTTCTTGCACTTGTTTTATGCTCCTTGTTGAATAGAACTTCTTCAATTCTGCATGTGCATGCCATTATAAATGTCAAGTACTTGGCATCCATTTCATGTGTTTTTCTTGTTTTCCTGACAGCACGAATGTGCATTCTTCTTCTGATGCTATTTTTTCTGCAACATTCCTCTGGAGCAGTTCTCCCTTGAATCTGGATCAGCAGCTTGAACTAGAGTGAGCTCATGGAAGCTGAAAGAAGCCAGCTTAGTCCAATCGACCCAAGAAGAGCTCGGTTTCCTTGTTGCATAGTGTGGACTCCCATACCCTTCATCACATGGCTGATGCCATTTATCGGTCACATTGGCATTTGCAGAGAAGATGGTGTAATCTTGGACTTTGCCGGTCCAAATTTCGTGTCAGTTGACAACTTTGCCTTTGGAGCTGTTACACGCTATATCCAATTAAATGGTGATGAGGTCTGTACTTTGTGGTTTATATACTAATATTTACGCAGCATTCAAATCTCAAATCATACTATTACTCACAAGCCGTTAATCTCTTGTCACACGCAGTGCTATAAACTTCTCGACACCGGCGCAGAGACGACATGGGATGGTGCTCTGAGGAAAGGCGTGCAGGAGTTTCAGAACAGGAACTACAACCTGTTCACCTGCAACTGTCACTCCTTCGTCGCCAACAACCTGAACCGGCTCTTCTACGCCGGCCACGACAAGTGGAACGTGGTGAGCTTGGCCGCGGTGATGTTCCTACGGGGCCGCTGGGTGAGCGCGGGGGCCGCGGTGAAGACCCTGGCGCCATTCGTTGTGGTGCTTGCCCTTGGGGTTCTCCTCGGCGGCACGACGTTCTTGCTCGGCCTCCTCGCCTTCGCCGCCGTCATGACCGGGTGGTTCCTCGTGGGCACCTACTGCATCAAGGGCCTTGTGGAGCTGTAGCTGCAGCACACCGGGCTTGAGTTTGGATTGGGGACTTGGGGGGTCTCCTTGTGATTCCTTGTGCCTTCTTGTAACCTTGTCTTTAACTTGTGCATCTTCTCATAACCTTGTACATCTAACAGTAATCGTGCTGCAATTAATGTTGATTCCAAGATTAATTGCAATTAATGTAATTGATGTTGTTTCCAAATCAGGATTAATGTAATTAATGTTGTTTCCAGATTGTCGGTGGTGTGAGGAACATATCAGGTGCGGTGTGTGCTTTTTTATAagcaagtactccctccgtcccacaatGAGCGGGAATGGTCTTTTTGTCTCCTACTGTTCTTCAAGTCTGTAAAACGCCGTATgtttatactccctccgtttttatttacttcACATATTAGCTTTGATTgaagtcaaactttacaaagtttgaccaagtttgtaGAAAACAATAGGAACATTTATAGTAACAAAtttatatgatgtgaaagtagTTACAATGATGAATTCAATGATATATATTTGGTGGTGTACATGTTAATATATTTTTCTAAAAACTTGTTAAAAGTATATAAAGTTTGACTTTAGACAAACTTAATAtacggagtaaataaaaacgaaGAAAGTACTAGATAGACGAGCGATAATGGTCTTTTTGTCTGTCTTAAAAACTACTctctccgtcccataatataagagacggagggagtagttaccAAATCTAGACGGCCTCAGCGCGTTAATTGGGACCTGATCATATCCAAATTTATTTTAGTTATATATATTTTCTAGGTCATCCTATATAGATAAATAGTTTTTTTGCTAATAGAATATAGATAAATAGTTGATCCTTACTATCTCTGACAACGTTGCGAGTTGCATGCAAAAGGCTCCTTCATATGTTTTGGTGGTTCTCGCTCCGGTCAGTTTGCCTTCAGCACCCCACATGCAATCCATGCTTTATGGATTTTGGTGGTTCTCACTCCAGTCAGTTTGCCTTTTGCGGACAAATGTCAATCCATGGACGATGGTTTGACATAGGGGAAATGATTGTGCTGCGACGATGGTGGAATTTCTAGCCCAGCGCATGTAATTACTGGGATCATGAAAAAGTGACGGCGACAATACATGTTGACTTCAATGTGTTGCTTCTCGAGTACCCTATCTTGGGCTCCGGGGTGAAAACCCTAGGTAAGTCCTGAGTTGATTCTACATGGCAATGATGAGGTTCGTGCGTcattaccttgttgaaggcattgttCAGATATGCTCGGACTTGTTTTTCAGGGCGAAAATCTAGAATTTGGCCCATGATGATTGAATCCAATAATGATGGGTTGTTTACTTCCTGAAGGTGTTACTGATGAAGAACCGGCGTTGATGTTGAGGAACCTTTGTGGTTGGTGCAGATATGATCTTTGTAGTAGTTTGGTGATTGTTGTTTTGATCgctttatttttcttcttctctcGCTTAGGCATAGTTTTGGTTTTGTATGACTTTGGTCCTTGCCGACATATTTTATCTGTGTGCATCCTAAGTAAGCAGAGGTCGGGTGTGTGCTCATTATGTTTGTATTCACTTGATGCTCATTTTGAGTAAATAAAATTCACCTTTTATCGAAAAATCTCGATTCTCTCTACATGCACACAAGCCACCTCATCAATCACACTAAATATCTCTTTcttaacatgcatgaaaaacaCAAACTCATGAAAACATCAATCCCAGGGCAATGCGCTAGTTAGATTAATAGTAaatggtctttctttatttttcttCCAGCTTTCGTCCTC
Protein-coding sequences here:
- the LOC125531123 gene encoding protein RTE1-HOMOLOG, whose amino-acid sequence is MEAERSQLSPIDPRRARFPCCIVWTPIPFITWLMPFIGHIGICREDGVILDFAGPNFVSVDNFAFGAVTRYIQLNGDECYKLLDTGAETTWDGALRKGVQEFQNRNYNLFTCNCHSFVANNLNRLFYAGHDKWNVVSLAAVMFLRGRWVSAGAAVKTLAPFVVVLALGVLLGGTTFLLGLLAFAAVMTGWFLVGTYCIKGLVEL